One window of Cryptobacterium curtum DSM 15641 genomic DNA carries:
- a CDS encoding DUF1461 domain-containing protein encodes MKTSIPSRDPSRDTCQNAQIKNHLPQPGLSIGWTALAGIASLLLASSLFASGFIVCTLRPVSALLADHTIDAPSSPYDHDSLVDMALATRDYTLSPPWVPLDTTSEAGGKAEQALARIIMDHARASSQGNDVRSRIIAERIHEAYEAVEEKSISSGAASTATTTATTMATTTNDWAYVCVLGDLDASVALDSASLAHLADCNRLINAALGWIAASAVGTIVCLVTLRHHRRLLAWACMCAPLLLIVLLALCALWASIDFVGFFSAFHRLFFPQGNWAFPAQSLLITMLPEGFWMGMAILWLAVSALTCMISLVVGRHLLTTNAR; translated from the coding sequence ATGAAGACGTCCATACCGTCTCGTGATCCGTCTCGTGATACATGTCAGAACGCGCAGATAAAGAACCACCTGCCACAACCAGGTTTATCTATCGGTTGGACAGCCCTTGCGGGTATCGCTTCGCTGTTGCTTGCTAGTTCGCTTTTTGCCAGCGGTTTTATCGTCTGTACCCTGCGACCAGTAAGCGCACTGCTGGCAGACCACACCATTGATGCCCCTTCATCGCCGTATGATCACGATAGCTTGGTGGATATGGCGCTCGCCACGCGTGACTACACCCTTTCGCCACCCTGGGTGCCACTGGATACCACGTCAGAGGCGGGCGGTAAAGCCGAACAGGCACTTGCACGCATTATCATGGACCACGCACGCGCAAGTTCACAAGGAAACGATGTGCGCAGTCGCATTATTGCCGAGCGCATTCATGAAGCATATGAAGCCGTTGAAGAAAAGAGCATTTCATCTGGCGCAGCATCAACAGCAACAACGACGGCAACAACGATGGCAACCACCACTAACGACTGGGCATATGTATGTGTCTTGGGGGATTTGGATGCATCAGTAGCTCTTGATAGCGCATCATTGGCGCACTTAGCCGACTGCAACCGTTTAATCAATGCGGCACTTGGCTGGATTGCCGCATCTGCCGTTGGGACAATCGTTTGCCTCGTGACGCTACGCCATCATCGTCGCCTACTGGCGTGGGCATGTATGTGTGCACCCCTGCTTCTGATTGTCCTGCTTGCCCTGTGCGCACTTTGGGCTAGCATCGATTTCGTTGGTTTTTTCAGTGCCTTCCACCGGCTCTTCTTCCCCCAAGGCAATTGGGCATTTCCCGCTCAAAGCCTTCTTATCACCATGCTTCCCGAGGGATTTTGGATGGGCATGGCTATCCTCTGGTTGGCGGTAAGCGCACTGACCTGTATGATTTCACTAGTTGTGGGACGTCATCTTCTGACGACAAACGCACGCTAA
- the gltX gene encoding glutamate--tRNA ligase translates to MTDHRDVRVRFAPSPTGKLHIGGARTAIDNWAFARSQGGTFILRIEDTDPERSTEENTQIILRALRWLGLDWDEGPEVGGAYGPYTQTERLDTYREALEKLKAAGKVYPCFCTKEELDAKRHAAEVSGEAYAGYDRTCRHLSADEAHRRIAAGEEHVWRLKVPEDHPAITFDDAVYGPMSFPLEAMDDMILVRSDGTPTYNFAVVCDDANMRISHVIRGDDHLSNTPRQILIYEALGYPIPSFAHLPMILGADGKKLSKRHGATSVEEYRDAGITSDALVNFLALLGWSLDGETTIIPRDVLCREFSLERITKKDAIFDETKLEWMNGQYIQHMGAQAWVDAARPWLVAAGADEALIDTNRDWFERIYPLIAERLTRLSDIPEKLSYLFWGPAVHLDEKSVQKVLLKEGARADEALQATRAVLADEAIPWTYETLQNTCRALCEPLDIKPKFLFQPLRVAVCGNMVSPPLFESIELLKRADILARIDTTLAEVFESKQ, encoded by the coding sequence ATGACCGATCATCGCGATGTACGCGTTCGTTTTGCCCCCTCTCCAACGGGCAAATTGCATATTGGCGGCGCTCGTACTGCCATCGATAACTGGGCATTTGCACGCTCACAAGGTGGCACATTTATTTTGCGCATCGAAGACACCGACCCCGAACGGTCTACGGAAGAAAATACGCAGATCATCCTGCGTGCGCTCCGATGGCTCGGACTTGATTGGGATGAAGGCCCGGAAGTAGGCGGCGCATACGGCCCCTACACGCAAACCGAACGGCTTGATACCTATCGTGAAGCCCTCGAAAAACTCAAAGCAGCCGGAAAGGTGTACCCGTGCTTTTGCACTAAAGAAGAACTCGACGCAAAGCGGCATGCCGCAGAGGTTTCCGGGGAAGCGTATGCGGGCTACGATCGCACCTGCCGCCATCTGAGTGCTGACGAGGCGCACAGGCGCATAGCGGCTGGCGAAGAGCATGTCTGGCGCTTGAAGGTGCCTGAAGATCACCCTGCTATCACCTTCGACGATGCTGTCTATGGACCGATGAGTTTTCCCCTTGAAGCAATGGATGACATGATCCTTGTGCGCAGCGACGGCACACCCACCTACAACTTTGCGGTGGTCTGCGACGACGCCAATATGCGCATCAGTCATGTTATTCGCGGAGACGACCACCTATCCAATACGCCGCGTCAAATATTGATCTACGAAGCGCTTGGTTATCCGATACCGTCTTTTGCGCATCTTCCTATGATCTTAGGAGCAGACGGCAAGAAGCTCTCAAAGCGCCATGGTGCCACCAGCGTTGAAGAATACCGCGATGCGGGAATTACCTCCGATGCGTTGGTGAACTTTTTAGCACTGCTTGGCTGGTCACTTGATGGGGAAACCACGATTATTCCCCGCGATGTGCTCTGTCGCGAATTTAGTCTTGAGCGCATTACGAAAAAAGATGCCATCTTTGACGAAACAAAACTCGAATGGATGAATGGACAATACATTCAACACATGGGGGCACAAGCTTGGGTTGATGCCGCGCGCCCCTGGCTCGTAGCTGCTGGTGCTGATGAGGCGCTTATCGACACAAATCGTGATTGGTTTGAACGCATCTATCCGCTTATTGCCGAACGCCTGACGCGACTCTCTGACATTCCCGAAAAGCTTTCGTATCTTTTCTGGGGACCAGCCGTTCACCTCGATGAAAAGAGTGTGCAGAAGGTTCTGTTAAAAGAAGGTGCCCGTGCCGACGAAGCACTCCAGGCAACGCGTGCAGTCCTAGCAGATGAGGCCATCCCATGGACGTATGAGACGCTTCAAAATACCTGTCGGGCTCTCTGTGAACCACTCGATATAAAGCCAAAGTTTTTATTCCAACCGCTGCGTGTTGCTGTCTGTGGGAATATGGTTTCACCACCTTTGTTTGAAAGTATCGAGCTGCTCAAGCGCGCCGATATACTTGCCCGTATCGACACAACGCTCGCAGAGGTTTTCGAAAGCAAACAGTAG
- a CDS encoding 4Fe-4S binding protein, with protein MADKTAKPRAKVVVVQEYCTHAAGSDCLRCTHICPHDAIDLPELPGVPHVDIDRCNGCGVCFGICDTFASTHLTMADLHARIRRIATSGRRAYLTCRENIFPELNIDTNVVVLPCLSMVPPELWTLLLAENIRVSVACDLKYCEDCQRAGDIGGTLFPRAIEMAEERTGGSVKFSYRIPEKQKLIDKYAKSTQATDRRGAFTDLAADFGEIASGKRRLRNSQVLADYYAKKERQRAIARLNLVDEEAFPTLTPEGFIRHLMMPRRKMLLEAISRQEDIADNIEIALSVTDTTLCRGSGECVRLCPTGARRFAQDDSDSSSDGTGNADGDGTPVVDATLCIGCGICVDSCPEAAVSLVPVTGRVWLEGIEQSD; from the coding sequence ATGGCAGATAAAACAGCAAAGCCGCGCGCTAAAGTAGTTGTTGTGCAGGAGTACTGCACCCATGCCGCTGGATCAGACTGTCTGCGTTGTACGCATATATGCCCTCATGACGCCATTGATCTACCCGAGCTGCCGGGCGTACCGCACGTCGATATAGACCGCTGCAACGGCTGTGGTGTCTGCTTTGGTATCTGTGACACCTTTGCTTCAACCCATCTTACTATGGCGGATCTGCATGCGCGCATTCGCAGAATTGCCACGTCAGGTCGACGAGCGTACCTGACCTGTCGCGAGAATATTTTCCCGGAGCTTAACATCGACACGAATGTCGTTGTGCTCCCCTGCCTATCTATGGTCCCTCCCGAACTATGGACGCTCCTTTTAGCCGAAAACATACGCGTGTCGGTGGCCTGCGATCTCAAATACTGTGAAGATTGCCAACGCGCGGGAGATATCGGCGGCACGCTCTTTCCGCGCGCTATCGAAATGGCTGAAGAACGCACGGGCGGTAGCGTGAAATTTTCATACCGCATTCCTGAAAAGCAAAAGCTTATCGACAAGTATGCCAAAAGCACCCAAGCGACTGATCGCCGAGGAGCATTTACCGATTTAGCTGCCGATTTTGGCGAGATTGCCAGCGGAAAACGGCGACTGCGCAACAGCCAGGTATTAGCCGATTACTACGCCAAAAAAGAACGACAGAGGGCGATTGCACGACTCAATCTTGTCGACGAAGAAGCCTTCCCAACACTGACCCCCGAAGGTTTTATACGGCACCTGATGATGCCCCGGCGCAAGATGCTTCTTGAAGCAATAAGCCGCCAAGAAGATATAGCCGACAACATAGAGATTGCCCTTTCCGTTACGGATACAACGCTCTGCCGTGGATCGGGCGAATGTGTCCGTCTCTGCCCCACTGGAGCGCGCAGGTTTGCGCAGGACGATAGCGATAGTAGTTCTGATGGTACTGGTAATGCTGATGGTGATGGCACCCCTGTCGTTGATGCAACACTTTGTATTGGCTGCGGCATCTGTGTTGATAGCTGCCCTGAAGCGGCAGTGTCACTTGTGCCCGTTACCGGTCGCGTGTGGCTTGAAGGCATCGAGCAGTCGGATTAA
- the mfd gene encoding transcription-repair coupling factor, which yields MLIDALTYPLNACKDVHTFWGKLDSGADATMGLAASARPFFTAARFARTPQPTLVIVAGEESAADFARTLSAYVGDNRVLRFFERKDYPTASTPVDVHAVACRLQALHALVESRECIVVASSRALMRLMGPVRSRFYLPLTFTAGMDVQSGSGERTIASFEAATEELVACGYLNTGELSGPGTFCVGGGTIDVWPGNLSYPVRIDFFGDEVDEIRRIVPATGQTIARIDKVDIYPLREYMPDRAALDRARRILFDPDTTDPVLRESLEALEGGVYNEAADALLPYLYAHLATLGDFLPSDALSVLVEPRSLIDDALHAAEALSSLPVEHTRFVEDLICPPAKLDFGKNQRCTYQSIMRVASSVDAEIPVKRTEVAGDPEKLFGRLISLTQADFTVVFSAPSYRAREDMKLAFVERGLSIVDLANADADTVPARLRRGVVNVVEADIPLGLIIPKAKIALISLSDTQGATAIRHHRRVDITEITFPFNPGDYVVHAAHGIAFFRDVVRQEVGGSLRDYLLLEYAEGDKLYVPVEQLDRVTRYVGPEGSSPRLTRLNTSDWSRAMGCARKASKKLAFDLVDVYTRRSAVSGFQYSADTPWMRQMEEDFPYQETPDQLAAIADVKADMRSARPMDRLICGDVGFGKTEVALRAAFKATQDGKQVMVLCPTTILAQQHYTTFKDRFEEYGVTVEVLSRFRFSSEQAAALSGFAQGTVDVLVGTHRLLSRDVNPHDLGLVIIDEEQRFGVGHKEQLKNLRESIDVLTLSATPIPRTMQMSLSGVRDMSLIMTPPDDRKPIKVHVGEWDPDVVSDAIRRELARNGQVYYVSNRVRTIDDAVARVGQAAGEARIGVAHGQMSKEQLEQVMEEFAAGEIDVLVATTIIESGIDNPHTNTLIIEDSQRLGLAQMYQLKGRVGRSSLQAYAYFMFPENVPLTEEATARLEAVGEYQELGSGMKVAMRDLEIRGAGSMLGAEQSGNMSAVGFDLFAQMLTEAVRATREGRADTLHDLPPALSDITVNVPDHTYIPEEYVPDADARVLAYRRVASADTPEVVDGIADELCARYGAAPRAAQNFFAKARIKARAHQMGVTAVSIVAGKLNIEPIAQPPASLGTDIRRARGRYIVQSKKLQIPLTYFSYDDEHPLIEAIDAFIATLRAN from the coding sequence ATGTTGATAGATGCCCTCACATATCCTCTTAATGCCTGCAAAGACGTGCATACCTTCTGGGGTAAGCTCGATAGCGGTGCAGATGCGACAATGGGGCTTGCTGCTTCGGCGCGTCCATTTTTTACTGCAGCTCGCTTTGCGCGTACACCGCAGCCAACATTGGTCATTGTCGCTGGTGAAGAAAGCGCCGCAGATTTTGCCCGCACGCTTTCTGCCTATGTAGGTGACAATCGGGTCCTGCGTTTTTTTGAGCGAAAGGACTATCCCACGGCATCAACACCCGTTGATGTTCATGCGGTAGCGTGCCGCTTGCAAGCACTTCATGCGCTTGTTGAAAGCCGAGAATGCATTGTCGTTGCGAGTTCTCGTGCGCTGATGCGCCTGATGGGTCCAGTGCGGAGCCGTTTTTATCTTCCGTTGACTTTTACGGCAGGTATGGATGTGCAAAGTGGATCGGGTGAGCGAACGATCGCGTCGTTTGAAGCCGCTACAGAAGAGCTCGTGGCCTGTGGTTATCTCAACACTGGTGAGCTTTCGGGGCCAGGAACCTTTTGTGTGGGCGGAGGCACGATAGATGTCTGGCCCGGTAATCTTTCCTATCCCGTGCGCATCGACTTTTTCGGTGATGAAGTCGACGAAATACGACGCATTGTGCCAGCTACGGGACAGACGATTGCTCGCATCGACAAAGTGGATATATATCCCTTACGCGAGTACATGCCTGATCGTGCCGCCCTTGATCGAGCACGCCGGATTCTTTTTGATCCTGATACCACCGATCCAGTTTTGCGTGAGTCGCTTGAAGCGCTTGAGGGGGGTGTATACAACGAAGCGGCTGATGCCCTGCTTCCGTATTTGTATGCGCACCTGGCAACATTGGGGGATTTTCTTCCTTCCGATGCATTGAGTGTGTTAGTGGAACCGCGGTCGTTAATTGATGACGCTCTCCATGCTGCTGAAGCACTGTCTTCTCTTCCTGTTGAACACACCAGGTTTGTTGAGGATCTTATTTGTCCACCAGCGAAACTTGATTTTGGAAAAAACCAGCGTTGCACCTACCAGTCGATTATGCGCGTAGCTTCTTCGGTTGATGCTGAAATACCCGTAAAGCGTACGGAAGTAGCGGGAGATCCCGAAAAACTTTTTGGACGGTTGATCAGTTTAACTCAAGCGGATTTTACCGTTGTGTTTAGTGCTCCTTCATATCGTGCCCGTGAGGACATGAAGCTTGCTTTTGTGGAGCGGGGTTTGTCGATTGTCGACCTTGCGAATGCTGATGCAGATACCGTTCCTGCGCGTCTGCGTCGGGGGGTCGTCAACGTGGTGGAAGCAGATATTCCGCTCGGTTTGATTATTCCAAAGGCAAAAATTGCGCTGATAAGCCTGTCTGACACGCAAGGGGCTACGGCTATTCGTCATCATCGACGGGTGGATATCACCGAGATTACGTTCCCCTTTAATCCAGGTGATTATGTGGTTCATGCCGCTCATGGTATCGCGTTTTTCCGCGATGTTGTACGTCAAGAAGTGGGCGGGTCGCTGCGTGATTATCTACTGTTGGAATATGCCGAAGGCGACAAGCTTTATGTGCCGGTTGAGCAGCTTGATCGGGTAACGCGTTACGTTGGTCCTGAAGGATCTTCTCCGCGCTTGACACGCTTGAATACAAGCGACTGGTCGCGTGCCATGGGGTGCGCGCGTAAGGCAAGCAAGAAGCTTGCGTTCGACCTGGTAGATGTGTATACGCGCCGGTCGGCTGTTTCAGGGTTTCAGTATTCTGCCGACACACCCTGGATGCGGCAGATGGAAGAAGATTTTCCGTATCAGGAAACCCCCGATCAGCTGGCGGCAATCGCCGATGTGAAAGCAGATATGCGCTCGGCTCGACCGATGGATCGACTTATTTGCGGTGATGTCGGATTTGGGAAAACCGAAGTGGCGCTTCGAGCCGCTTTTAAGGCGACACAGGATGGCAAGCAGGTTATGGTGCTGTGTCCGACAACTATCTTGGCGCAGCAGCATTACACAACATTTAAAGACCGCTTTGAAGAGTATGGCGTTACGGTGGAAGTGCTCAGTCGATTTCGCTTTTCGTCTGAACAAGCTGCGGCGCTTTCTGGTTTTGCGCAGGGCACTGTTGATGTGCTGGTGGGTACCCATCGCCTGCTCTCGCGTGATGTAAACCCGCACGATCTGGGGCTTGTTATCATCGACGAAGAGCAACGCTTCGGGGTAGGGCATAAAGAACAATTGAAGAACCTGCGCGAGTCGATCGATGTACTGACCTTGTCTGCCACACCGATACCACGAACGATGCAGATGTCCCTATCGGGCGTGCGTGATATGAGCTTGATTATGACACCCCCCGACGATCGCAAGCCGATTAAGGTGCATGTGGGTGAATGGGATCCTGATGTGGTGTCCGATGCGATTCGGCGAGAATTAGCGCGCAACGGCCAGGTGTACTACGTGTCAAACCGGGTGCGTACTATTGATGATGCGGTAGCGCGCGTTGGTCAGGCAGCGGGCGAAGCGCGCATTGGTGTTGCGCATGGTCAGATGAGTAAAGAACAGCTCGAACAGGTTATGGAAGAATTTGCGGCGGGCGAAATCGATGTGCTTGTTGCGACAACCATTATTGAAAGTGGCATCGATAATCCCCACACGAATACGCTTATTATTGAGGATTCACAGCGCCTTGGATTGGCACAGATGTACCAGTTAAAAGGACGTGTTGGTCGCAGTTCATTGCAAGCGTACGCCTACTTTATGTTCCCCGAAAATGTTCCGTTAACTGAAGAAGCGACGGCGCGCCTTGAAGCTGTGGGTGAATACCAAGAACTAGGCAGCGGGATGAAAGTCGCCATGCGCGACCTTGAAATTCGCGGTGCTGGCAGCATGTTGGGAGCTGAGCAGAGTGGCAACATGAGCGCCGTGGGTTTCGATTTGTTTGCGCAGATGCTCACCGAAGCTGTGCGGGCGACACGTGAGGGGCGTGCCGATACGCTTCATGACCTTCCGCCAGCTCTTTCGGATATCACCGTTAACGTACCTGATCATACCTATATTCCTGAAGAATACGTGCCCGATGCCGATGCGCGTGTGCTCGCTTATCGACGGGTCGCTTCAGCTGATACACCAGAGGTAGTCGATGGGATTGCCGACGAGCTTTGCGCGCGTTATGGAGCAGCACCACGTGCGGCGCAGAATTTCTTTGCGAAAGCACGCATTAAGGCACGCGCGCATCAGATGGGGGTAACAGCGGTCAGTATCGTGGCAGGTAAACTCAATATTGAGCCGATTGCACAGCCGCCCGCATCGCTGGGGACAGACATTCGCCGTGCTCGTGGGCGGTATATTGTGCAGTCAAAAAAACTGCAGATACCTCTGACCTACTTTTCATATGACGACGAACATCCGCTTATTGAAGCGATCGATGCCTTTATAGCTACGTTACGTGCCAATTAA
- the nth gene encoding endonuclease III, whose protein sequence is MPRETMAAKRERAAEIEKRMFDHYGAGACSLDYECDPFRLLVAVVLSAQCTDAAVNKVTPSLFAAYPTPAALAQANVTDVATIIHSLGFFRAKATHLVHLSQVLMTDFGGEVPNDIDALQTLPGVGRKTANVVMCEAFKNPQGIAVDTHVFRIAHKLKFAGPSADTPAKTEAALLKTYPQKDWLYINHQWVHFGREFCIARRPRCADCFIADLCPSASKDVL, encoded by the coding sequence ATGCCACGGGAAACAATGGCAGCAAAACGTGAACGCGCAGCTGAAATAGAAAAGCGTATGTTTGACCACTACGGTGCGGGTGCCTGCTCGCTTGATTACGAATGCGATCCCTTTCGGTTGCTTGTTGCTGTTGTGCTCTCTGCTCAATGTACCGATGCTGCTGTCAATAAAGTTACCCCGTCGCTTTTTGCAGCATACCCTACCCCAGCAGCTCTTGCTCAGGCAAACGTCACTGATGTTGCAACTATCATCCATTCACTCGGCTTTTTTCGAGCAAAAGCAACGCATCTTGTACATCTCTCACAAGTTCTTATGACTGATTTCGGTGGTGAAGTACCCAACGATATTGACGCATTGCAGACGCTACCCGGTGTAGGTCGCAAGACGGCCAACGTTGTTATGTGTGAAGCATTTAAAAACCCACAAGGCATCGCCGTAGACACCCATGTGTTCCGCATTGCGCATAAGTTAAAATTTGCTGGTCCATCAGCTGATACGCCCGCAAAAACTGAAGCAGCACTGCTGAAGACATACCCACAAAAAGATTGGCTCTACATCAATCATCAGTGGGTTCATTTTGGCCGTGAATTCTGTATCGCCCGGCGACCGCGCTGCGCCGACTGCTTTATTGCCGATCTTTGCCCCAGTGCAAGCAAGGATGTTCTGTGA
- a CDS encoding glutathione peroxidase, which yields MRVYDYTATNLDGSEAPLSAYKGDVLLVVNTATGCGFTPQYEDLEKIYANHRTKGFEILDFPCNQFREQAPGSDEEIHQFCTMKFGTEFPQFKKIDVNGENAFPLFKEMATEKPFVGFGRGPKALMMNQVAKSVDKEFGDAAYIKWNFTKFLFDREGNLIERFEPTAKMEDVEAAIEKLL from the coding sequence ATGCGCGTCTATGATTACACCGCAACCAACCTTGATGGCAGCGAAGCACCCCTGAGTGCGTATAAGGGGGATGTTCTTCTAGTGGTTAACACTGCGACCGGGTGTGGATTTACCCCGCAATACGAAGACCTCGAGAAAATATATGCAAACCATCGCACAAAAGGGTTTGAAATCCTCGACTTTCCATGCAACCAGTTCCGCGAGCAAGCACCTGGCAGCGATGAAGAGATCCATCAATTCTGTACGATGAAATTTGGAACGGAATTTCCCCAGTTCAAAAAGATCGATGTCAATGGCGAGAACGCCTTTCCGCTCTTCAAGGAAATGGCGACTGAAAAGCCCTTTGTTGGCTTTGGTCGTGGCCCAAAGGCACTCATGATGAACCAGGTGGCTAAGTCGGTTGACAAAGAATTTGGTGATGCCGCCTACATCAAGTGGAACTTCACCAAATTCCTGTTCGATCGCGAAGGTAACCTTATCGAGCGCTTCGAGCCCACTGCCAAGATGGAAGATGTTGAAGCAGCCATTGAAAAGCTGCTCTAA
- a CDS encoding hydrogenase maturation protease, with translation MRIAVFCVGNKLMLDDGLGPAVYEELQAYDFAGAVDLFDVGCMSLDLVNKVATYDFIITVDALEGTGEAPGTILRFSPDDAARRGFGSQSLHDLRLSDLFDAAALLGYHAQGVCLGMQIENANPIDLTIGLTPAIAAKLPDLVDAVLAELVAAGVEVCLAATGERVAVGYHHLMG, from the coding sequence ATGCGTATTGCCGTGTTTTGCGTGGGCAATAAGCTCATGCTCGATGACGGGCTTGGTCCAGCTGTCTATGAAGAGCTACAAGCTTACGACTTTGCGGGAGCGGTGGATCTCTTCGATGTTGGCTGCATGAGCCTTGATTTGGTGAATAAAGTTGCCACCTATGACTTCATTATCACGGTTGATGCGCTTGAAGGAACCGGGGAAGCGCCAGGAACCATATTGCGTTTTTCGCCTGATGACGCGGCGCGTCGTGGCTTTGGGAGCCAATCGTTGCATGATTTGCGCTTAAGCGACTTATTCGATGCCGCAGCGCTTCTTGGATATCACGCCCAGGGAGTATGCTTAGGCATGCAGATAGAAAATGCCAACCCGATCGACTTGACCATAGGGCTTACCCCTGCCATAGCTGCTAAATTACCTGATCTTGTCGATGCGGTGCTAGCAGAACTGGTGGCTGCTGGTGTTGAGGTGTGCTTGGCAGCGACGGGGGAGCGCGTCGCTGTCGGATATCATCATTTAATGGGCTGA
- a CDS encoding cytochrome b/b6 domain-containing protein: protein MAHLAHYREAHPLPLVITHYVNLSCMALLILTGFMIHFPYAPANMGICRGVHIFCGIVLLVNCIVRIVLAFVVESAPAEGTRQMQKDIRSWIPQPDNRHQLIEWVKFYLFIKKDHPLSGKFNPLQKIAYGAIPFLIILMAYTGFCLWVPTSSLPFFQAGTDLVGGIMSMRIIHYIMMFVFILFTMIHVYMSVIEGGKHLLALMFARKQHGGMTYDIHTHDVAGEDYNVR from the coding sequence ATGGCTCATCTAGCCCATTACCGCGAGGCACATCCACTGCCTCTGGTGATCACTCATTATGTGAACCTATCCTGCATGGCATTGCTGATTCTGACGGGTTTCATGATTCATTTTCCGTATGCACCTGCCAATATGGGCATTTGTCGCGGCGTGCATATCTTCTGCGGTATCGTACTGTTGGTAAACTGCATTGTGCGTATTGTGCTTGCATTTGTAGTGGAATCAGCACCCGCCGAAGGTACGCGTCAGATGCAGAAAGATATCCGCTCATGGATTCCGCAACCGGATAATCGTCATCAGCTTATCGAATGGGTAAAGTTCTACCTGTTCATCAAGAAGGACCATCCGCTCTCAGGCAAATTCAATCCATTGCAGAAAATTGCCTATGGCGCTATTCCGTTTCTGATTATCTTAATGGCTTATACGGGATTTTGCCTGTGGGTACCCACCTCGTCGCTGCCGTTTTTCCAGGCAGGTACCGACCTTGTGGGCGGCATCATGAGTATGCGTATTATCCATTACATCATGATGTTCGTGTTCATCCTGTTCACGATGATCCATGTGTACATGTCGGTTATCGAAGGCGGAAAGCACCTGCTTGCCCTTATGTTTGCACGTAAGCAGCATGGCGGTATGACCTACGACATCCATACCCATGATGTAGCGGGAGAAGACTACAACGTACGGTAA